In Pseudobacter ginsenosidimutans, the following are encoded in one genomic region:
- a CDS encoding ABC transporter ATP-binding protein: protein MLSATGIQKNYGQLWVLKGVDINIAQGEIASIVGPSGSGKSTLLHILGTLDKPDKGQVSINGQAINFLNDRQVAAFRNKHIGFVFQFHHLLPEFSALENVCIPGWIAGRKKKEVADRAIHLLQTLGLGDRTNNKPNELSGGEQQRVAVARALINSPKIVFADEPTGNLDSANARELHQLFFDLRKQFNQTFLIVTHNEELAQMSDRILHMKDGNII from the coding sequence ATGTTATCTGCCACAGGCATTCAGAAGAATTACGGTCAGTTATGGGTGTTGAAAGGAGTGGACATCAATATCGCCCAGGGCGAAATTGCCAGCATTGTAGGCCCTTCCGGATCCGGGAAAAGTACACTCCTGCATATCCTGGGCACCCTGGATAAGCCAGACAAAGGCCAGGTGTCCATCAACGGGCAGGCCATCAATTTCCTGAACGACCGGCAGGTTGCGGCCTTCCGCAACAAACATATCGGGTTCGTTTTCCAGTTCCACCACCTTCTTCCGGAATTCTCGGCTTTGGAAAATGTGTGTATTCCCGGCTGGATCGCCGGCAGAAAAAAGAAGGAAGTGGCAGACCGGGCCATACATCTCCTGCAAACCCTGGGCCTTGGAGACCGCACCAATAACAAGCCTAATGAGCTCTCCGGCGGCGAACAGCAACGTGTAGCCGTAGCCCGCGCCCTGATCAACAGTCCAAAGATCGTATTTGCGGATGAGCCTACCGGTAACCTGGACTCTGCCAATGCAAGGGAGCTTCACCAGCTTTTCTTCGATCTGCGCAAACAATTCAACCAAACCTTCCTGATCGTTACGCATAACGAAGAACTGGCGCAGATGAGCGACAGGATCCTTCACATGAAAGATGGGAATATCATCTAA
- a CDS encoding enoyl-ACP reductase FabI — protein sequence MSYNLLKGKKGIIFGALDEKSIAWRTALRCHEEGAQLVLTNAPVAMRMGEINKLAEAVNAPVIPADVTNMDDLKKLFEGAMAHFGGKIDFVLHSVAMGMNVRKGKHYTDLDYNFSQKTLDISSLSLHRVLKTAWDMDALNEWGSVAALTYIAAQRVFPDYNEMADAKALLESVARSFGYHYGVRKKVRVNTVSQSPVKTTAGGGVKGFDGFMSYAEKMSPLGNASADNCADYLVTLFSDLTKMVTMQNLFHDGGFSFTGVTQEVIEQMEK from the coding sequence ATGTCGTACAACTTACTCAAAGGAAAGAAAGGGATCATCTTCGGTGCACTGGACGAAAAGTCTATTGCCTGGAGAACTGCACTGCGTTGTCATGAAGAAGGAGCCCAGCTCGTGTTGACCAATGCTCCTGTAGCCATGCGTATGGGAGAGATCAACAAACTGGCCGAAGCAGTGAACGCCCCTGTAATTCCTGCTGATGTAACCAATATGGACGATCTGAAGAAACTGTTTGAAGGTGCGATGGCGCATTTCGGCGGTAAGATCGATTTTGTTCTGCACTCTGTTGCTATGGGCATGAACGTGCGTAAAGGAAAACATTACACTGATCTCGATTATAATTTCAGTCAGAAAACACTCGATATTTCATCCCTCAGTCTTCACCGTGTGCTGAAAACCGCCTGGGACATGGATGCGCTGAATGAGTGGGGAAGCGTTGCTGCTTTGACCTATATCGCTGCACAGCGTGTATTCCCTGATTACAATGAAATGGCAGATGCCAAGGCATTGCTGGAAAGTGTGGCGCGCAGCTTCGGATATCATTATGGTGTTCGTAAGAAAGTACGCGTGAACACAGTGTCTCAGAGCCCTGTAAAAACAACTGCAGGTGGCGGTGTGAAAGGTTTCGATGGTTTCATGAGCTATGCTGAAAAGATGAGCCCGCTGGGTAATGCTTCAGCAGACAATTGTGCTGATTACCTGGTGACCCTCTTCAGTGATCTCACCAAAATGGTGACCATGCAAAATCTCTTCCACGATGGTGGATTCTCTTTCACCGGCGTAACACAGGAAGTGATTGAACAAATGGAAAAATAA
- a CDS encoding DUF2795 domain-containing protein, with amino-acid sequence MFWTLELASYLEDAPWPATKDELIDYAIRSGAPIEVVENLQELEDEGEIYEGIEDIWPDYPSQDDFFFNEDEY; translated from the coding sequence ATGTTTTGGACACTTGAATTAGCCTCCTACCTGGAAGATGCTCCCTGGCCTGCAACCAAAGACGAGCTGATTGACTATGCTATCCGCAGCGGCGCACCCATTGAGGTAGTAGAGAACCTTCAGGAGTTGGAAGACGAGGGAGAGATCTATGAGGGTATTGAGGACATTTGGCCCGATTATCCCAGCCAGGATGACTTTTTCTTCAACGAAGACGAGTATTGA
- the recN gene encoding DNA repair protein RecN, which yields MLKRLHIQNYAIIDELEIAFSAKLNIITGETGAGKSILMGALSLILGDRADPSVLLNKDKKCVVEGTFATEGRKVIKQFLREHDLDAEEELVIRREIAANGKSRAFVNDTPVNLEQLRQLSNVLVDLHRQFDTLELGESLFQREVIDAMAGNADQLQQYKTVFQHWHHTKQELEELLQQKNQFTKEFDYNKFLFDELQEAGLRENELEEAEANLRLLSNAEGIKNTLNKVSFELSEGEQPMVQQLKALCHQLQSFSEFHTAIPVILQRLQSAQIEIQDIADEIEGLNDKVNFDPQQLEQLNERISTGYKLLKKHGVKTTNELLEIRDQLDNKLQAVLNIDEAILSKEKAAAQLQGEAVALASKLTAQRQKQVKPLQDTVNKLLSQVGMPNARLQVDIQPYANLQDHGADNIEFLFDANKSNRFEPIRKVASGGELSRLMLCIKSLVAQSLDLATLIFDEIDTGISGEAAKQVGIIMKDLAKKRQVISITHQPQIAGKADAHYFVYKEIRGEQIKTNIRELSREERITAIAQMLSGEKPTAAALENAREMVMN from the coding sequence ATGCTTAAACGTCTTCACATCCAGAATTACGCTATCATCGATGAGCTGGAGATCGCATTCTCTGCAAAGCTGAACATCATCACCGGTGAAACAGGCGCTGGTAAATCAATACTCATGGGTGCTTTGTCGCTGATACTCGGCGATCGTGCAGATCCATCTGTTCTGCTGAATAAGGATAAGAAATGTGTGGTGGAAGGGACCTTTGCTACCGAAGGCAGGAAGGTGATCAAACAATTCCTGCGCGAGCATGATCTAGATGCCGAAGAGGAACTGGTGATCCGGCGCGAGATCGCAGCCAATGGCAAGAGCCGCGCATTTGTAAATGATACGCCAGTTAACCTGGAGCAACTGCGTCAACTCAGCAATGTGCTGGTTGACCTGCATCGTCAGTTCGATACACTGGAACTGGGCGAAAGTCTTTTCCAGCGCGAAGTGATCGATGCCATGGCCGGCAATGCCGATCAACTGCAGCAATACAAAACTGTATTCCAGCACTGGCATCATACCAAACAGGAGCTGGAAGAATTACTGCAACAGAAAAATCAATTCACCAAAGAATTCGATTATAACAAGTTCCTCTTCGATGAACTGCAGGAAGCAGGCCTTCGTGAAAATGAGCTGGAGGAAGCGGAAGCCAATCTAAGATTGCTCAGCAATGCGGAAGGCATCAAGAACACACTCAATAAGGTTTCTTTTGAATTGAGTGAGGGCGAGCAGCCGATGGTACAGCAACTCAAGGCGCTCTGTCATCAATTGCAGTCGTTCTCCGAATTTCACACAGCCATACCCGTTATCCTTCAAAGATTGCAATCTGCGCAGATAGAGATCCAGGATATTGCCGATGAGATCGAAGGACTGAATGATAAAGTGAATTTCGATCCGCAACAACTGGAACAACTCAATGAAAGGATCTCCACTGGTTACAAACTCCTGAAGAAACATGGGGTTAAAACCACCAATGAATTATTGGAGATCCGTGATCAGCTCGATAATAAATTACAGGCTGTACTGAATATAGATGAAGCGATCCTGAGCAAGGAAAAAGCCGCTGCTCAATTGCAGGGCGAAGCTGTTGCGCTTGCATCTAAGCTTACTGCCCAGCGTCAGAAACAAGTGAAGCCCTTGCAGGACACTGTGAACAAACTGCTGTCGCAGGTGGGTATGCCCAATGCAAGATTGCAGGTGGACATTCAGCCTTATGCCAACCTGCAGGACCACGGAGCAGATAATATTGAATTCCTCTTTGATGCCAATAAGAGCAATCGATTTGAGCCCATCCGCAAAGTGGCGAGCGGTGGTGAATTGAGCAGGCTGATGCTTTGCATCAAGTCGCTGGTAGCTCAATCACTTGATCTTGCCACCTTGATCTTCGATGAGATCGATACCGGTATCTCCGGTGAGGCGGCCAAGCAGGTGGGCATCATCATGAAGGATCTGGCAAAGAAGCGCCAGGTGATCAGTATCACACACCAGCCGCAGATCGCCGGAAAGGCTGATGCACACTACTTCGTATACAAAGAGATCCGCGGTGAGCAGATCAAAACGAATATCAGGGAGCTGAGCAGGGAAGAACGTATCACTGCCATTGCGCAGATGCTGAGTGGAGAGAAACCTACCGCTGCTGCGTTGGAGAATGCCCGTGAAATGGTGATGAACTAA
- the gatC gene encoding Asp-tRNA(Asn)/Glu-tRNA(Gln) amidotransferase subunit GatC: MEVNDAMVENLANLARLQFSDAEKEIISNDLQRMIAFVDKLNELDTTGVPPLLHMTDNFNVLREDEVKGSISRAEGLKNAPGTDGVFFKVPKVIRKEG; encoded by the coding sequence ATGGAAGTAAATGACGCAATGGTAGAGAACCTGGCCAACCTGGCGCGGCTCCAGTTCAGCGATGCAGAAAAAGAAATTATTTCGAATGATCTGCAACGAATGATCGCTTTCGTCGACAAACTGAATGAGCTGGACACCACGGGTGTGCCTCCCCTTTTACACATGACAGACAATTTCAATGTATTGAGAGAAGATGAGGTCAAAGGTTCCATCTCAAGAGCAGAAGGCCTGAAGAATGCCCCCGGCACCGATGGTGTTTTCTTCAAAGTGCCTAAAGTAATCAGAAAAGAAGGCTAA
- a CDS encoding tetratricopeptide repeat protein, with translation MLNLKPGTTAVFLLTLLMLLAFRPVIAHPGDSLVNKLSRTKKPDQQIFILHQLYQISRYENIHEAEKYMMSAIDIGMKTSNTASLVTSYRQLAALYEQQRNYMQAHLFYQEAQKTAVESDMAEILPELNYHIGVALCRLDRYAEALTYLQHASLASSPEQHVIRPKAALFQAFCYFEAEQEDKAFQQIDSLLGAAKKPEDLPLIAFYNYELQYFWNHRKEWVKALPLNEAAIQLFMEHNNDHYAILAMKDRAEIYLTLDSVNRAADYLRRALNGINSAGSFNYLKPAILDGLATCYRKLNDNILSQSYERQSKMLRDSMSAKGKAAMMPIQSVSYPGVLPYKKTSIGGLNNWQSRLTPLLLFVFGSLSLVIWFRYRKIKSNINREKAAALETARRVADQEKQIAIREAYEQLEKEKEDAVHEARGLVEKVREEARTLQAQIATTSVLLANKTEYLQQLQEKLYTSNNEDCRRFAKEIKSNIGDNDYWGEFIRSFNLLHQHTIDKITKKHPDLTPNEVKLTCFVLAGMNNKEIAGVFSVEPESVKKARYRLKKKLKLTEEESLRSYLEQLQ, from the coding sequence ATGCTGAACCTGAAACCCGGGACTACTGCTGTATTCCTCCTGACTTTGCTGATGCTGCTGGCATTCCGGCCAGTCATTGCCCATCCGGGCGACTCTTTGGTGAACAAGCTTTCGCGCACAAAAAAGCCGGATCAACAGATCTTCATCCTTCACCAACTCTACCAAATCTCCCGTTACGAAAACATTCATGAAGCTGAAAAATACATGATGTCTGCCATCGACATCGGAATGAAAACGAGCAATACTGCTTCATTGGTGACCAGCTACCGGCAACTGGCAGCACTGTATGAGCAACAGCGCAATTACATGCAGGCACATCTGTTTTACCAGGAAGCACAGAAAACGGCAGTAGAATCCGACATGGCAGAAATCCTTCCTGAACTGAACTATCATATTGGTGTAGCGCTTTGCCGGCTCGACAGATACGCGGAAGCCCTCACCTATTTACAGCATGCATCGCTGGCCAGCTCGCCGGAACAACATGTGATCCGTCCCAAAGCAGCGCTCTTCCAGGCTTTCTGCTATTTTGAAGCAGAACAGGAAGACAAAGCCTTTCAACAGATCGATTCACTGCTTGGCGCAGCAAAGAAACCCGAAGACCTTCCGCTCATTGCCTTCTATAATTATGAACTGCAGTATTTCTGGAATCACCGCAAAGAGTGGGTAAAAGCATTGCCACTGAACGAGGCCGCTATCCAGCTTTTCATGGAGCATAACAATGACCACTATGCGATACTGGCCATGAAAGACAGGGCCGAGATTTACCTGACACTTGACAGTGTAAACCGTGCTGCAGATTATCTCCGCCGCGCACTGAACGGCATCAACAGTGCAGGCAGTTTCAATTATCTCAAGCCCGCCATCCTGGACGGCCTTGCCACCTGTTATCGTAAGCTTAATGATAATATACTGAGCCAGTCGTACGAAAGACAATCAAAAATGCTGCGCGACAGCATGTCTGCTAAAGGGAAAGCCGCTATGATGCCCATCCAGAGCGTATCCTATCCGGGTGTGCTTCCTTATAAGAAAACCAGTATCGGCGGGCTCAACAACTGGCAGAGCAGATTGACTCCATTATTGTTGTTCGTATTCGGCAGCCTGAGCCTGGTGATCTGGTTCCGGTACAGAAAGATAAAATCCAATATCAACCGGGAAAAAGCAGCAGCACTCGAAACAGCAAGGCGTGTAGCTGATCAGGAAAAACAGATCGCCATCCGCGAAGCTTATGAACAACTGGAAAAAGAAAAAGAAGACGCTGTACATGAAGCCAGGGGGCTTGTGGAAAAAGTGAGGGAAGAGGCCAGGACGCTGCAGGCGCAGATTGCCACAACGTCCGTGCTGCTGGCCAATAAAACAGAATACCTTCAGCAACTGCAGGAGAAATTGTATACCAGCAATAATGAAGACTGCCGTCGTTTTGCAAAAGAGATCAAAAGCAATATCGGCGATAATGATTACTGGGGTGAATTCATTCGCAGCTTCAATCTGCTGCATCAGCATACAATCGACAAGATCACAAAAAAACATCCTGATCTCACTCCCAATGAAGTGAAGCTAACCTGCTTCGTTTTAGCAGGGATGAACAACAAAGAGATCGCTGGTGTGTTTTCGGTTGAGCCTGAGAGTGTGAAAAAAGCCAGGTACAGGTTGAAGAAAAAACTGAAACTCACGGAGGAAGAAAGTCTAAGGTCTTACCTCGAGCAACTACAGTAA
- a CDS encoding cob(I)yrinic acid a,c-diamide adenosyltransferase: protein MSLKIYTKTGDKGNTSLIGGTKVPKSDLRIEAYGTVDELNSFIGLCRDLITDEPARELLQSVQDRLFVVGAALACDPEKEPKMKIPDLQPDDVTALEKAIDTMNETLPVMKFFILPGGAPAVSQLHIARCVCRRAERCCVRLELESHEVEPIILQYLNRLSDYLFVLSRYVGHTMGIAEIAWKPRG, encoded by the coding sequence ATGTCACTCAAGATTTATACAAAAACCGGCGACAAGGGTAATACTTCCCTCATCGGCGGCACCAAAGTTCCCAAATCAGATCTCCGCATAGAAGCTTACGGAACAGTGGATGAGCTCAATTCATTCATCGGCCTCTGCCGCGACCTCATTACGGATGAGCCAGCACGTGAGCTGCTGCAATCCGTGCAGGACAGGCTCTTTGTTGTAGGCGCGGCCCTTGCCTGCGATCCTGAAAAGGAACCGAAAATGAAGATCCCGGATTTACAGCCGGACGATGTTACCGCATTGGAGAAAGCTATCGATACAATGAATGAGACCCTGCCTGTGATGAAATTCTTCATCCTGCCGGGCGGTGCTCCTGCTGTATCGCAATTACACATTGCACGCTGCGTCTGCCGCAGGGCCGAGCGCTGCTGCGTGAGACTGGAACTGGAAAGTCATGAAGTAGAACCCATCATTTTACAATACCTCAACCGCCTGAGCGATTACCTCTTCGTATTATCCCGCTATGTTGGACATACCATGGGTATTGCCGAGATTGCGTGGAAGCCCCGGGGTTAG
- a CDS encoding Nif3-like dinuclear metal center hexameric protein, which translates to MTIQQVISYLEGIAPPALQESYDNAGLLTGQAGWQCTGVLCTLDATEDVILEAIDKRCNLVVAHHPIIFGGLKKINGKNYVEKTVITAIKNDIAIYAIHTNLDHVIDGVNGRMADRLELINRRILAPKEGTLKKIFTFVPHAQADKVRDAIFNAGAGEIGKYSECSFGVEGTGTFKAGEGTDPFVGEQGRRHQEKETKLEVIFPAWLQSAVVQALIKSHPYEEVAYDVVSLANAHPGQGAGLIGELAAPKSELEFLSLLKERFDLHVIRHTPFTGKAIRKVALCGGAGSFLVSKALAAGADIYITGDMKYHEFFDANGRMIIADIGHFESEQFTTDLLVDILREKFTTFAVLKSGVPTNPVNYFY; encoded by the coding sequence ATGACCATTCAACAAGTGATCAGTTATCTTGAAGGGATTGCCCCGCCTGCTTTGCAGGAGAGCTACGATAATGCCGGACTGTTGACCGGACAGGCCGGATGGCAATGTACAGGCGTACTCTGTACACTGGATGCCACTGAAGACGTGATACTTGAAGCCATCGACAAGCGCTGCAACCTGGTGGTGGCGCATCATCCCATTATTTTCGGAGGGCTGAAAAAGATCAATGGAAAAAATTATGTAGAAAAGACCGTTATCACAGCCATCAAGAATGATATTGCCATTTACGCCATACACACTAACCTGGACCATGTGATCGATGGTGTGAACGGCCGGATGGCAGACAGGCTGGAGCTGATCAACCGCCGCATCCTGGCTCCCAAAGAAGGGACCCTGAAAAAAATATTCACTTTTGTGCCGCATGCTCAGGCTGATAAAGTCCGGGATGCCATTTTCAATGCCGGGGCCGGAGAGATCGGCAAATACAGCGAATGCAGTTTCGGGGTGGAGGGCACTGGTACTTTCAAAGCTGGCGAAGGCACTGATCCTTTTGTGGGTGAACAAGGCAGGCGCCATCAGGAAAAGGAAACCAAACTTGAAGTAATTTTTCCGGCCTGGCTGCAATCCGCAGTGGTCCAGGCCCTTATCAAATCGCATCCCTATGAGGAAGTGGCTTATGATGTGGTGAGCCTGGCCAATGCCCATCCCGGGCAGGGCGCCGGATTGATCGGCGAACTGGCTGCTCCCAAAAGTGAACTGGAATTTCTCAGCCTCCTGAAAGAGCGGTTCGACCTTCATGTGATCCGCCATACACCTTTCACCGGAAAGGCCATCCGGAAGGTGGCGCTTTGCGGAGGCGCTGGTAGCTTCCTGGTTTCCAAAGCATTAGCAGCGGGAGCGGATATTTATATAACCGGCGATATGAAGTATCACGAATTCTTCGATGCCAACGGAAGGATGATCATCGCAGATATTGGCCATTTTGAAAGCGAACAGTTTACCACAGACCTGCTGGTTGATATTTTGCGGGAAAAATTCACTACCTTTGCCGTCCTTAAATCGGGTGTTCCAACCAACCCGGTCAATTATTTTTATTGA
- a CDS encoding ABC transporter ATP-binding protein — MQSIIHLEGIRKSYYMGKQELQVLKGIDLDILKNEYVALMGPSGSGKSTLMNILGCLDSPTGGKYVLNGHDVSKMADDNLADIRNKEIGFVFQQFNLLPRLTALENVALPLVYAGIGRKQRTEMAMDVIGKVGLQDRSHHKPNELSGGQCQRVAIARALVNNPSLILADEPTGNLDTKTSIEIMDIFGKIQAGGNTVVLVTHEEDIANHAKRIVRLRDGLIESDKTQAGTLQHA; from the coding sequence ATGCAATCAATCATCCACCTCGAAGGTATCCGCAAGAGCTATTACATGGGCAAACAGGAATTACAGGTACTGAAAGGTATCGACCTGGATATTTTGAAAAACGAGTACGTAGCGCTGATGGGGCCTTCCGGCTCCGGCAAAAGTACCCTGATGAATATCCTCGGTTGCCTGGACTCCCCCACAGGTGGAAAATATGTATTGAATGGCCATGATGTGAGCAAGATGGCTGACGATAACCTGGCCGATATCCGTAACAAAGAGATCGGTTTCGTTTTCCAGCAATTCAATCTCCTTCCCCGTCTCACCGCGCTCGAAAATGTAGCCCTGCCACTGGTATATGCCGGTATCGGCCGCAAGCAGAGAACGGAAATGGCCATGGATGTGATCGGGAAAGTAGGTCTGCAGGACAGAAGCCATCACAAGCCGAATGAATTGTCCGGTGGTCAGTGTCAGCGCGTTGCCATTGCCCGCGCATTGGTGAACAATCCTTCGCTGATCCTTGCGGATGAACCTACCGGTAACCTGGATACGAAAACTTCCATCGAGATCATGGATATATTCGGGAAGATCCAGGCCGGCGGTAACACTGTTGTACTGGTAACCCACGAAGAAGATATAGCCAACCACGCAAAACGCATCGTGCGGCTGCGTGATGGCCTCATTGAAAGCGACAAGACGCAGGCAGGCACTCTCCAGCATGCGTAA
- a CDS encoding tetratricopeptide repeat protein, with translation MTNVLLYASHRQQLRLLAASLFFCLFTFSSHAQKVFDFNNECRTAYKEILSLKLQNGQKMLDAEKQKHPNNLVPYLLENYIDFFVLFFNEDPKEYEKRFPSRDQRLALFDQGPTDSPFFLYSKAVIHFQWAAVRIKFGYRWDAGWEFRRSFLQAKENLASFPSFSPNKLYHGAMQVTVGTIPDGYKWLSNLLGMKGNIKEGMKSVEQFVRGNDEWENLFHDESIFYYCYLQFYIQNNKEGVAKFIKSQQLDLVNNHLFAYLASNLALNSQDSERAEDILEKRNKGSEYLSTSIWDLEMGYVKLHKLEPDAAQYFDKFLKNFKGKFYVKDALQKLSWHYYLAGDQNKASWYRAEVLKRGNTDTEADKQAQKEARTGRWPNKTLLQARLLNDGGYYKEALRLLHGKSVSDYHAVEDQLELSYRVGRLYDDMGADTAAIPFYKEAIKLGEFRKEYFAARAALQLGMLYEGKGDKATAITWYERCMKMPDHDYKNSLDQRAKAGVARCKGN, from the coding sequence ATGACGAATGTGCTGCTCTACGCCTCCCATCGCCAACAACTTCGCTTGCTTGCTGCAAGCCTGTTCTTCTGTCTCTTTACCTTTTCCTCCCATGCGCAAAAGGTTTTCGATTTCAATAACGAATGCCGTACCGCTTACAAAGAGATACTGAGCCTCAAATTGCAGAATGGACAAAAGATGCTGGATGCCGAAAAACAAAAGCATCCCAATAACCTGGTGCCTTACCTGCTGGAAAATTATATCGACTTCTTCGTGCTCTTCTTCAATGAAGACCCGAAAGAGTATGAGAAAAGATTTCCGAGCCGCGATCAGCGATTGGCGCTCTTTGACCAGGGACCAACTGATTCCCCTTTCTTCCTGTACTCCAAAGCTGTGATCCATTTTCAATGGGCTGCCGTCAGGATCAAATTCGGTTATAGATGGGATGCAGGCTGGGAATTCCGGCGTTCCTTTTTACAGGCGAAAGAAAACCTCGCCAGTTTCCCTTCGTTCTCACCCAATAAATTGTACCATGGCGCCATGCAGGTAACAGTAGGCACTATCCCCGATGGTTACAAATGGTTGTCAAACCTGCTCGGTATGAAAGGGAATATCAAAGAAGGAATGAAAAGCGTTGAACAATTTGTAAGAGGGAACGATGAATGGGAAAATCTCTTCCACGATGAATCCATCTTTTATTACTGCTATCTTCAATTCTATATTCAGAACAATAAAGAAGGTGTGGCGAAGTTCATAAAGAGTCAGCAGCTGGACCTGGTGAACAATCATCTCTTTGCATACCTCGCCAGTAACCTCGCATTGAATAGCCAGGACAGTGAACGTGCGGAAGATATTCTTGAAAAAAGGAATAAAGGATCAGAATATCTTTCCACTTCAATATGGGACCTGGAAATGGGCTATGTGAAATTGCATAAGCTGGAGCCTGATGCCGCACAATATTTTGATAAGTTCCTGAAAAATTTCAAAGGCAAGTTTTACGTTAAGGATGCATTGCAGAAGCTGAGCTGGCATTATTACCTGGCGGGAGATCAGAACAAGGCCAGCTGGTACCGGGCTGAAGTACTCAAACGTGGCAACACAGATACGGAAGCAGACAAGCAGGCGCAGAAAGAAGCCAGGACCGGCAGGTGGCCCAACAAAACTTTATTGCAGGCAAGGTTGTTGAACGATGGAGGCTATTATAAAGAAGCGCTCCGCCTCCTGCACGGGAAATCTGTTTCCGATTATCATGCAGTGGAAGATCAGTTGGAGCTGTCGTACCGCGTTGGAAGGTTGTATGATGATATGGGAGCAGACACGGCAGCTATTCCATTTTATAAGGAAGCCATCAAACTGGGCGAATTCCGTAAAGAATATTTTGCCGCCCGTGCGGCATTGCAACTGGGCATGCTCTATGAAGGGAAAGGAGATAAGGCAACAGCCATTACCTGGTATGAGCGCTGTATGAAGATGCCCGACCATGATTATAAGAACTCATTGGACCAGCGCGCCAAGGCAGGAGTAGCCAGATGCAAGGGCAATTGA
- a CDS encoding zinc ribbon domain-containing protein, whose protein sequence is MANVKEYSVEEKLSSLVSLQKVESKIDEIQILKGELPMEVSDLEDEILGLNARQTRIEEEINGIQEFINSKKNLIKEAEALIKKYEKQSENVKNSREFEAINKEIEMQQLEMKLAEKHIRDANEEIADKVVVLEKAKKNIANKDGVLNTKKAELEKIIAGTEKEEKHFAKLASDAREKVEERMLFSFDRIRKNYRNGLAVVPVERDACGGCFNAIPPQRQSEIRQRKKVIVCENCGRILVDRDLFDSVDVK, encoded by the coding sequence ATGGCGAACGTAAAAGAATATTCTGTTGAGGAAAAATTATCCTCACTGGTTTCTCTGCAAAAAGTTGAGTCTAAAATAGACGAGATCCAGATCCTGAAAGGAGAGTTGCCAATGGAAGTGAGCGATCTGGAAGATGAAATCCTTGGACTGAATGCCCGCCAGACACGTATTGAGGAAGAGATCAACGGTATCCAGGAGTTCATCAATTCCAAAAAGAACCTGATCAAGGAAGCAGAAGCCCTGATCAAGAAATACGAAAAGCAAAGCGAGAATGTAAAGAACAGCCGCGAGTTCGAAGCGATCAACAAAGAGATCGAAATGCAGCAACTGGAAATGAAGCTGGCTGAAAAACATATCCGCGATGCGAACGAAGAGATCGCCGACAAAGTGGTGGTACTCGAAAAAGCAAAAAAGAACATCGCTAATAAGGATGGTGTATTGAACACCAAAAAAGCAGAACTGGAAAAGATCATCGCCGGAACTGAGAAAGAAGAAAAACACTTTGCAAAGCTGGCTTCCGATGCCCGCGAGAAAGTGGAAGAGCGTATGCTGTTTTCTTTCGATCGCATCCGTAAGAACTACCGCAATGGCCTGGCCGTTGTACCGGTAGAACGTGATGCCTGCGGTGGTTGCTTCAATGCGATCCCCCCTCAACGTCAGAGTGAGATCCGTCAGCGCAAGAAAGTGATCGTGTGTGAGAACTGCGGACGTATCCTCGTTGACAGAGACCTGTTCGATTCAGTTGATGTGAAGTAA